In one Columba livia isolate bColLiv1 breed racing homer chromosome 23, bColLiv1.pat.W.v2, whole genome shotgun sequence genomic region, the following are encoded:
- the LOC102084162 gene encoding olfactory receptor 10A7 — MKPTEGPEPGNYTLLTEFVLCGLSNHPELQHLLFGTFCLIYTITIIGNLLIFMATVHHTLHMPMYLFLRVLSSLDISLASTVVPKMLVNFLSEDRSISYMGCATQLYCLIFLAATEWYLLAAMAYDRYMAICNPLRYAITMNRRVCLSLVLLSCCSGSVVSVVQTAWVFTLPFCGPKTISYFFCDIPPLIMLSCTDTSSYEKQIITATVLVIFTPFFLILVSYACIISSILKISSAEGRLKTFSTCSSHLIVVTLYCVSGTLIYLRPKASYSQDAKKFLPLLYTAITPMLNPLIYSLRNKDVKDILTRMMAELMKK, encoded by the coding sequence ATGAAGCCAACAGAAGGACCAGAACCAGGAAACTACACCCTGCTGACTGAATTTGTCCTCTGTGGATTGTCCAACCACCCAGAACTGCAGCACTTGCTGTTTGGCACATTCTGCTTAATTTACACCATCACCATCATTGGGAACCTTCTCATCTTCATGGCTACAGTGCACCACACCCTCCACATGCCCATGTACTTATTCCTCCGGGTCCTGTCCTCCCTGGATATTTCCCTAGCATCGACTGTTGTTCCCAAGATGCTGGTAAACTTCCTGTCAGAGGACAGGAGTATCTCCTACATGGGCTGTGCCACACAGCTGTACTGTCTGATTTTCTTAGCAGCCACTGAATGGTACCTTTTGGCAGCCATGGCCTACGACCGTTACATGGCCATATGCAACCCCCTTAGATATGCAATCACCATGAACCGCAGAGTTTGTCTTTCCTTGGTCCTGCTGTCGTGCTGCAGTGGTAGTGTAGTGTCTGTGGTGCAGACTGCTTGGGTGTTCACATTGCCATTTTGTGGGCCAAAGACAATTAGCTACTTCTTCTGTGACATTCCCCCCCTCATCATGCTCTCCTGCACTGACACCTCTTCATACGAAAAGCAGATCATCACAGCCACAGTGCTGGTCATCTTCACACCGTTTTTTCTCATTCTCGTATCCTATGCCTGCATCATCTCCAGCATCCTGAAGATTTCTTCTGCAGAGGGTAGACTCAAGACCTTCTCTACCTGTTCCTCACACCTAATTGTTGTAACATTGTACTGTGTCAGTGGGACCTTGATTTACTTACGGCCCAAAGCCAGTTACTCTCAAGATGCTAAGAAATTTCTGCCTCTCTTATACACAGCCATAACTCCTATGTTAAACCCCCTGATTTACAGCCTGAGGAATAAAGATGTGAAAGACATACTGACCAGAATGATGGCTGAGCTGATGAAGAAATAA